The bacterium region ATGCATAAATTTTCAAACTTTGATAAAAATATAGAAATACTTGATTTCTTAGACATAGAATCAGCAAAAGCTTCAGAAGCATATTGCAGAGGTTCGCTATACAAGCTCACCGTTGTCATACCTGCCTATAACATCAGCCAATATGTTGAGGAAACTTGCAACGCTGTCATCGTAAATAGTCGTCACCTACCTCTTGAGATTGTATTGGTTAATGATGGGTCTACAGACGACACTAAGGAAGTTGCCTTCAAAATACTTGAAAGATCAGGCGTATCCTTTAAGATCATCTCTATTCCGAATTCTGGTTTATCAGCGGCTCGAAATGTCGGAATGGCATTTGCCTCATCCGAGTATATTGCCTTTCTCGATGGTGATGACTTAGTCGCGCCTGATATGTATGTCAAACTTATTTCGCTCGCCGACAAAGATAAATGTGATCAAGTATTCGCCCGTTCGTCAGCGTTCGACAACGCTATTCTTAATGACTACAACTTCTATGATTCTTGGGTCTGGGACATCATACTGAGTGGTTTGACAAGGCGTACCTTTGATCCCCTTCTTGAACCCGAGATTTTTATGATCGAGCCCAAGATATGCACAAGAATCTGGCGCACCACGTTTTTACGGGAACACAAGTTAGAGTTTCCCGAGGGAAAGATTTTTGAGGACATCGGCGTTCATCTCCAAGCGCTGGCATTGAGCAAGCGGGTTGGAATTATCGATGTTCAGGGTCTTCTTTATCGGGTTGGTCGCACAGGAGCGCTCACCCACGACAAAAGCCGCAGGCGCTTCGATGTGATTGAGAACATCAAATTAGCTCTAAAGTCCCGAGAACTGCGCGACCTCCCTGACATGGCAGGTGCATGCGCATTGATTGCTATTATTCGAATGGTGGATTGGTGTCGTTCTTCGGTTAATTTGCGAACAAGTTCTGAATTTGATCAACAGATTGTAACATGCTTTGACTTAATCCCCACGTCATGGATTCGGCTATTATCGAACATTGACGGTGATGCCTCAAAGCGGTTCCTGAACCTTTACAGTAGGGGCTTAACCAAACACGAACTGCTGTCACGATATTCGCTAATTCGGAAAGTCAGACGGCAAGCAAAAAAGAAGATGTGCGCTCGGCGCGGCTGGAGGGTGCTGGCACATGTTGCACCAAAGAGGGAACCTCATTTCGGTGATCGTCATCAGTTTAGCGATTATCGTCGCTATGGACCTATTTGGGCGATGCTCCCGTTCGATGGAATCGCTGTATTTCTCGCAGAACAAGCTCGAGAACGTGCACTCCGACTTTCCTTGGCTCGACCCGACGCCAAAATTTTTGTAGTTGACACACAAAACGACGAAACAAGCGCACTCCTAGCTAGACAAGAAAACATTGTAGTCTTTGAAAACAAAGAGGGGCTGCTCGCACACGCGGCGGACGCGCTTTCGATCATTCAGCTTCTAGACATCGGATTAGTGTGGGTTGCAGATGATCTTTATCCACTTAAAAAATTATCGATCGATTATGTCTATGGAGAAATTGATAGTCTTTCCGGGCAACCTGATCAAGTTTTGCCGATTCTACGGCAAATGGTAAGACGTGGATACCGCATAACGCAGAACGATGGGCAAAGTTTCGGCCACAAAAAAATTACTCCCAACGCTCCTGCGGTTTCAATTGTTGTTCCCGTATATAACGTCGAAAACTATCTTGAAGAATGTGTGTCTTCTCTTCATTGGCAGACGCTGCTTGATCGTGAAATTATCCTAGTCGATGATGGAGCTACA contains the following coding sequences:
- a CDS encoding glycosyltransferase codes for the protein MHKFSNFDKNIEILDFLDIESAKASEAYCRGSLYKLTVVIPAYNISQYVEETCNAVIVNSRHLPLEIVLVNDGSTDDTKEVAFKILERSGVSFKIISIPNSGLSAARNVGMAFASSEYIAFLDGDDLVAPDMYVKLISLADKDKCDQVFARSSAFDNAILNDYNFYDSWVWDIILSGLTRRTFDPLLEPEIFMIEPKICTRIWRTTFLREHKLEFPEGKIFEDIGVHLQALALSKRVGIIDVQGLLYRVGRTGALTHDKSRRRFDVIENIKLALKSRELRDLPDMAGACALIAIIRMVDWCRSSVNLRTSSEFDQQIVTCFDLIPTSWIRLLSNIDGDASKRFLNLYSRGLTKHELLSRYSLIRKVRRQAKKKMCARRGWRVLAHVAPKREPHFGDRHQFSDYRRYGPIWAMLPFDGIAVFLAEQARERALRLSLARPDAKIFVVDTQNDETSALLARQENIVVFENKEGLLAHAADALSIIQLLDIGLVWVADDLYPLKKLSIDYVYGEIDSLSGQPDQVLPILRQMVRRGYRITQNDGQSFGHKKITPNAPAVSIVVPVYNVENYLEECVSSLHWQTLLDREIILVDDGATDSSSKMCDAWAAKDSTIRVIHKPNGGCASARMVGLEAAQGDFVTFIDGDDWVELDMLEKLLNLSLKSGHDVVEGGWCFAYPSGQKEDQTPFEVSQTEARWGGVLRRSNPDAVVSQPTIWRRLYRTSFLTDQSIGFDIRLRRFDDMPFQFETLTRAGDIPYLNKCFVNYRQNREGQDIGVTDDRLFIHFPILGLMRETAVASGSKLVYLQFLKIQFNTHMWAMSKISYKYKDQYRSLMARDLFGSEQFGSSCSNLLRLWKSFKDQRRFVMKIYWLYLRQSKSISLPKITETR